ACACTGCAAGCTACAGTGCCAGAAAACAGTAAGCGATCATGGACAAGAAGTTCAAGGAAGAGATAGAACGAAGGACAGTTAGTGGAGACCTAGGCATTTACATGATCACCAAGAATTTAGGAGTATAAAAGCCAAGATTGAAGGAAGCAagacatcaacaacaacaaatgtAAAACCCACTTCGGAGCCTGTTTCAAACTACTGAAACTTTTAGTAGGGCTTGTATCAGTACACTGTCAACTTCTTAGGCTTGGTTAGTTTGGTTTTCATGGAGATAAGGTCCTTTTGGTTAGTTTGGTTTTCATGGAGATAAGGTCCTTTGTATGCTTGGTTGTATTTGCAGTAGCTTCCAATGGCTGGAAAATTTCCATTTTATGTGCATGCTCATGTAATGAATGTAAGTATGCAGTTCAATTTGTGTTAGTTTAAGAATGTCTTAAGATGAGGTCTGCAGCCTTAATTTCCatgttcatattatttttttattttgcatacaATAGTAGAATATTAAGTATTTGAGTGTCAAAACATGGAATCCTAGCAGTTAAGCTACCCTACAGGCTACAGCCTGCTACTCAATTGTTCAAGTCCTCGATTACAAAACAACCGTCAACACATCCTCATGTAAATAATACCAAATTGAATACATGTCACAACCACCCTACATTTAACAAAAAACACTGCGATTTCGGCATTAACACAAGCAGTGGTGACAATAATGTGAAGCCCTATATAATATAGTCGTTTGAAGAAGCACGAGGAGCAGCAGCAATAACCATGATGAAAGCAAAATTCTAAGAAAAcatgataaagaaaataaattgagcaCCAAAACCACTAAGAATGTTGAATGATGGTTGTTTACAAGCACACGTAGGCCGTGACAGgtcccaaataaataaatttatgaataaaattcGAAATTCAAATAACGAAACAATAACTCAAAATGCTGGCATAACTAGGAAGAAAGTATGTGTTGCTGCCGCTACTCTCCTTGCCATGCCCAAACAATGTCCTTTAGAGCTGGTCTTATACCATTTTCCAGTATCTGTAGGTATTCCAGGGTATCACCACTAGAACTTTTCACCTCTACCAAATGCAAAGATGGAGTGAACTCAAATATTTCTGTATCAATGGACAACGCCCCTTTCCTACCTTTCTCTGATCCCTCCAACTTCAACAGCCCTCCATCTTTCTTCTTTACTTTTAGCTTCAGAAGCCTAGCAATGTCCTCCAGCTTGGATGTAATGGTTGAGGCAGAGTGCATTGAtatgaactttttttctttcttctggtTATCTTTCGCAAACAAACCAGATAAGTCAAACCCAGATGAAAGAGATATGATATCAAAGGCATTCAAACTGGTAGGCTGGCTCAACTCTTTCTTGGCTTCAGCAGGAGCACTGTCATTCTCACAAGAGTCAAATGTCACATCAGCAGCCAAAGGATCCAATCCAgtaacttcattttttattgtaacaGCATTAGAATCGAATCCTTTTCTAAACCAGGAATTTTCCATTATTTTTGTGATGGAAATTCTAGTTTTTGGGTTAGGATCAAGCATCCTTGATAGCAGCCTGCACATTTCAGGTGAAAACCAGTTAGGGAACTTGTACTCTGCCTTTCTTATTTTTCGGTACATCAAAATCAGATTTGCATCATGAAATGGGAGATAACCGGCCAGCAAAACAAACAAGACCACCCCACAAGACCAGATGTCAGCTTTGGCCCCGTCATAGCCTTTCCTGTAAATAACTTCAGGAGCCACATATGCAGGAGTTCCACAAGTTGTGTGCAGCAAACCATCTTGACGCCTAGACTCAGCAGCAGCACTCAAACCAAAATCTGACACCTTCAAACCTCCATTGTCATCCAGTAATAAGTTTTCTGGTTTCAAATCTCGGTGAGAAACACCTCTGCTATGACAAAAATCAATTGCACTGATTAACTGTTGAAAATACGTCCTAGCAACATCTTCCTTGAGCCTCCCTTTTGCTACCTTATTAAAGAGTTCGCCACCTTTAGCATATTCTATCACAaagtaaattttgtttttggtggcCATAACCTCGTATAGTTGCAGAACGTTTGGATGTTTAACCAATCTCATGACAGATATCTCTCGCTTGATCTGATCCATCAGTCCTACTTTCAGAACCTTCTCTTTGTCAATGACCTTGATGGCCACACTCTGGCCAGTTTTCAGGTTTCTCCCATAGTAAACCTTAGCAAAGTTTCCTTGGCCAAGCAATCTCCCAAAATCATACCTTTCCATCAACACATTCCCCTTATTTTCCATTGTCAATAAGAAATCTTAATAgactatatttataaattataattcacagAATGGGAATCTTTAGAGCTTAAAAACTCAATCGTCTGCGCCAAGGCAGTGCTTCAAAACAACAGCAATTCTATTTCTGATTTCCTTGTCCATTCGAATCCCAACTGTGAATCTGTCAAGTGTTGAGTATCCGACCTCATACGGAATGGATAAGCGCAACCTAAATGGCAATTGAATTTCACAAGCTCTGCAACATGAATTACCAGAGATCAAGCACATTTTTCTGCATTCccagttgtttttcttttggtgcTGGAAGGGAGAGATGGAACACCAAGCTAGCAACaagaacaataataacaaaCGTAAGTTCATTGCTCGGgcataaaagaaatgaatatcATATCGGAATCATTTGATTGGAGaatcaaaaaatcataaagggGATCTAGAAATTGTCAACAGCCAAATCCACAAACAATATGAATTAACAAGTCAGGTACTTTTTATAGAATAATGGTGCCATCAATGCATGCATGGTTGCTCAGAAAGCCCAGGTtgcaattattcaaaaaataatgcatAAGTGAATAAAACTTCCGATCCGATTAAGGGTCCCTTCATTTTCCATCCATGTCTAATGTATATATAGTTTCATCCAGTGAGAATATTAACCAGTCAAAATCCAAAAGATACACCCAATATATTGGAAGAATTAAAGGCTGTAATGCAGATCCTAAatcagaaacaaaaaacaagctAGAGTAAAACTACCCAACCCCATTGCTAGCTTTCCATGACTTTTTATGTACCAACTCCTgtaccaaattgaaaataataaacaaacaaaattaaaagcaatgAATTCCTAAACTATCTAGTGAATAAGTTCATAATCTTAAATGCAGATTTGCCATTAAATTTGAAACATGGCAGACTATTCAGAAATCATAATTAAGATTTACAATAACAAGAGAAATGCATaaattaaagggaaagaaaacataaacaacaaggaaaaaggaaaaaaaaaaaagaaccgttGAAACTCACCCAAAACTTGACAGAAACAGATGGTGGTACGCTAATGAAAGAAACAGAATGAACCTAAATTCAAACAGAGAAATTCATACGTTAAGAACACAGCATCAAAACCCATTTACATATTTTGTTAGATTGAtatcaacaaaacaacaaatccCATATCCAAGGATATGAAAAGATTAAACATTTGGATAAACATGGGAAAAGTAAGCAGATGAAGAGACAAAAGATCTTACAAGAATTACGAAAAAGAATACATGGAACATTGATTACctttgaagcaaagaaagaaaggaacagCTAGCCTTAGCAAATCTTAACGTTCGAGAGGAGACCAAAATGAGTGAGACAAGTGCAATGTATGTAAGTGATGTTGACGATGGGCTGCCCTTTCTCTGTCTTTTTGGCTATTATTATACCGTTGTGGTGGCTTTATAATCAGAGAGAGAGACATCGCGTCGGAATTAAAGTGTGGgaggagaaaagaaggaaagaagcgcccacccccccccccccccccccccggatTTTGTATTGGCATGGAAAGAAGTATTCTTCTTTACTCCCTAGTTTTTCAAATCCTTTCTTtgtgtttcaaaatatattaactcTTGCTTAGGAATAATCATTATTTTGTGAAAAACGTTTGATGGATTTCTTTCAAATCGGAAATGGAACTctgaagattttaatttttagtatgtTTGTTAATGCAGTGTATGatgattttataaaagtattttttaattaaaaaaatgcattagattaatatgtttttttagatttttttaacttttaacattattatataaaatcataaaaacactaaaaataaattaatttaatattttatcaagcaaaaaaaaataaaaaaacactttaaaatatgaCAATTAAA
This genomic stretch from Populus alba chromosome 19, ASM523922v2, whole genome shotgun sequence harbors:
- the LOC118042918 gene encoding CBL-interacting protein kinase 18: MENKGNVLMERYDFGRLLGQGNFAKVYYGRNLKTGQSVAIKVIDKEKVLKVGLMDQIKREISVMRLVKHPNVLQLYEVMATKNKIYFVIEYAKGGELFNKVAKGRLKEDVARTYFQQLISAIDFCHSRGVSHRDLKPENLLLDDNGGLKVSDFGLSAAAESRRQDGLLHTTCGTPAYVAPEVIYRKGYDGAKADIWSCGVVLFVLLAGYLPFHDANLILMYRKIRKAEYKFPNWFSPEMCRLLSRMLDPNPKTRISITKIMENSWFRKGFDSNAVTIKNEVTGLDPLAADVTFDSCENDSAPAEAKKELSQPTSLNAFDIISLSSGFDLSGLFAKDNQKKEKKFISMHSASTITSKLEDIARLLKLKVKKKDGGLLKLEGSEKGRKGALSIDTEIFEFTPSLHLVEVKSSSGDTLEYLQILENGIRPALKDIVWAWQGE